Genomic segment of Gloeocapsa sp. PCC 7428:
CGGCTGTGGAAGAAGGTATTGTTCCTGGTGGTGGTACAACTCTAGCGCACTTGTCTCCCGATCTAGAATCTTGGGCTACTGGTAGCCTCAAGGATGAAGAGTTGATTGGTGCGATGATTGTTTCTCGCGCTTTGGCTGCGCCACTCAAGCGGATTGCAGAAAATGCTGGTCAAAATGGTGCTGTGATTGCTGAGCGCGTTAAGGAAAAAGATTTCAATGTTGGCTTCAACGCTGCAACCAATGAGTTTGTTGATATGTTTGAAGCTGGTATTGTTGACCCTGCTAAAGTCACTCGTTCGGCATTACAAAACGCTGCATCGATCGCTGGTATGGTGTTGACTACTGAGTGTATCGTAGTTGATAAGCCAGAACCAAAGGATAATGCTGCGGCTGGCGCTGGCGCTGGTATGGGCGGCGGAGACTTCGATTACTAATTATTAGATTGCGGGCAGGTATTCTGCCCTTTTTATAGCAGCTGCTTCCTAGTGGAGGTGGCTGTTTTTTTTACGAACCACAGAGGCGCAGAGAACGCAGAGGAAAAATGAGGAGGGCGATCGCTTATCAACAATTTAATACACTATTGACACTAATTCTCAGAAAAACTATAGTAACTAAAGCATATTACTGACATCGTGGTTGAAAAAGATGGCGATCGCACTCTCAGAAGCAAGTTGGGATGAACTATGGGAAGAGAGTTGGGAGCGTGCTTATTGTGCTGATTCAATGGATGAGTGCGATCAGATTATTGAGTATCCGCAGCAACTTGGGCAAGGCTATAAACGTAATATTGAGTTGCGTAATGGTATTATTCTAACGCTGCACAATTATCGATTTCATGATGATTTGACAGTTATTAGCACCCAATCTGAAGCGACAGGTGAGCCTTATCGAGAATTGGAGTTTGTTTTTAATCTTTCCTCAACCAGCAGATATTGGCAAGGTGATTATGTTACTAGCGGACAACATTATCTAGTTGCACATGGTTGCGTGGGAGGTTTTTACTGTCAGGAATTGGCGAAACAACCTAAACTGGCGGTTGATATTCATCTTGAATCTGCGGTGTTTGAGTCTATCTTGGGTAATTCCTTAGATATTTTGCCGCTTGACTTGCGACAGATGGTAGAAAGCAGCGATCGCTCGCTTATGTCTGCATTTGACACAATTACACCTGCTATGCAACTTGCTTTAGAGCAAATTCTCCATTGTCCTTACCAGGGAGTGCTGAAACAGATGTATCTCGAAAGCAAGTCTGTTGAACTCCTGGTGCTATATATTAACCAAGTACAAAGTAATTCTAGAATTACATCAAAAATCCGATTGCAATCAGATGATGTTGACCGCATTCACGAAGCAAAGAAAATTTTGATTCAACAAATCGATAATCCACCGACATTACTAAATTTAGCACGTCAAGTCGGGTTGAACGACCGCAAACTCAAACAGGGATTTCGTCAAGTTTTCAATACAACAGTTTTTGGTTACTTACATCATTACCGGATGGAAAAGGCACGGCAACTGTTACTTGAACAACGATCTATTAGTGCGATCGCTGCTGCGGTAGGTTACGCAAGTCCCACAGCTTTTAATGCTGCATTTCGCCGTAAATTTGGTACAAGTCCGAAAGCTTATCAGTTAGCAAGTCGTATTTAATCATTATTGGTAACTGGTAATGGGTAATTGGTAATTGTGTTGTCGAACCACTAATTACTCACGCCTCAAAAAAGTCCGCCGTGAAGAGAAAAAAGTCCGTTTTGAAGAGAAAACAACTGCCCAAACCGCGTATTCTCTAAATCATCTTTCTGAGAAGTCTTAGCAATTGTTGATTCTTGGCAAGCACTTGCAGCTAAGCCGAGGTTTGATGTGGGGATATGATACGACAACAGCAGTTGATTTTAGCAACAGTAGTCACCGCATTTGTAACACAACCTGGATGGGCGGAAGAATCGCCGATTTTGCGGCGCAGTGAAATAGCGCAAAGCGCGGCTACACTAGAGGAATGGCAAAAGGCGATTGCACAAGCTGTAGTCCAAATTACTGGAGTGCAACTCAATCCTACAGATGCAGGATTTGAAGTTATTTTAGAAACCAACAATCAACTTACAGCACCTGTAACGCGCGTTGTTGACAATGCATTTATTGCAGATATTCCAAATGCGGTATTGACACTGCCAAACGGAGAGTTTCAATCGATAGATCCTACTGAAGGAATTGCATCGGTTAGCGTCACTAACTTACCTGGTGAAAATGTGCGAGTCACCATTACTGGAGTTGA
This window contains:
- a CDS encoding helix-turn-helix transcriptional regulator — encoded protein: MAIALSEASWDELWEESWERAYCADSMDECDQIIEYPQQLGQGYKRNIELRNGIILTLHNYRFHDDLTVISTQSEATGEPYRELEFVFNLSSTSRYWQGDYVTSGQHYLVAHGCVGGFYCQELAKQPKLAVDIHLESAVFESILGNSLDILPLDLRQMVESSDRSLMSAFDTITPAMQLALEQILHCPYQGVLKQMYLESKSVELLVLYINQVQSNSRITSKIRLQSDDVDRIHEAKKILIQQIDNPPTLLNLARQVGLNDRKLKQGFRQVFNTTVFGYLHHYRMEKARQLLLEQRSISAIAAAVGYASPTAFNAAFRRKFGTSPKAYQLASRI